A region from the Triticum aestivum cultivar Chinese Spring chromosome 3D, IWGSC CS RefSeq v2.1, whole genome shotgun sequence genome encodes:
- the LOC123076305 gene encoding ethylene-responsive transcription factor 2-like, with amino-acid sequence MASFFSGWLETGFCATGVTPKGKSGFFGVRQKPSGNWGVEFSDAGRCWWIGTYPSAHEAARAYDVAVWRVERPRSHLNFPKIESRAEAEMLVPQGINMKEITTKKKKTKKPSVVVSAGETDEEAMARFAREHPEYVQAEMEYYWKREAEQKKKGPKKEDETGPSTVIPIESSSEEDWADFSEEEEEEGCDDPTKEEFWKQFRSSDEE; translated from the exons ATGGCCAGTTTCTTCTCTGGTTGGCTCGAGACCGGGTTCTGCGCGACTGGTGTG ACGCCGAAGGGCAAGTCGGGCTTCTTCGGCGTGAGGCAGAAGCCCTCCGGCAACTGGGGTGTGGAGTTCTCCGACGCCGGAAGGTGTTGGTGGATCGGCACGTACCCCTCCGCCCACGAGGCCGCGCGTGCCTACGACGTGGCGGTGTGGCGTGTCGAGAGGCCTCGGTCGCACCTCAACTTTCCAAAGATCGAGAGTCGGGCGGAAGCGGAGATGCTTGTGCCGCAGGGCATCAACATGAAGGAGatcacgacgaagaagaagaagacgaagaagccgTCGGTTGTCGTCAGTGCTGGCGAGACCGATGAGGAGGCGATGGCGAGGTTTGCTCGGGAGCATCCGGAGTACGTCCAGGCCGAGATGGAGTACTACTGGAAGCGTGAGgcggagcagaagaagaaggggccgAAGAAGGAGGATGAGACCGGTCCCTCGACGGTGATCCCCATCGAGTCCTCTTCCGAGGAGGACTGGGCAGacttctcggaggaggaggaggaggaggggtgcgaCGACCCGACGAAGGAGGAGTTCTGGAagcagttccgtagctccgatgaggagtag